The Thunnus thynnus chromosome 1, fThuThy2.1, whole genome shotgun sequence nucleotide sequence CCCCACTGCAGCAATTAGCCTACAAGGTCAGCCTGGCTTGTGGAGGAAGCCTGCAGATGTCATGGGTTATCATTTGGCTGGTAGTATCAACACTGATCTTGTCTTTCTGTAAAATCTCTATCCCTGCACTCTGATCAGATGGATGTGTAAGAACCTGCTTCCTCTCAACTCTCTTTTACATAGGTTGTGGTTAGAGATATTCAGGTCTAAATAATAATGGTCAAACAAAGCATCTTGTACCTTTCCATAGGATCCTTGTCCCAGCACCTTGAGCAGCTGGAACTGAGAGGGGTCTGCTTTCTCACAACCCTCTTTAACATGGTGGCTGATGTCAATCTCCTTCAGTATGCTGTCATCCTGAGGACAGAGAGCCAGATGCCCCTAATGGTATGTCATTTACATAATTACAAAGGGagacagaacaaacaaataagctAAGAAAATCTGAGAGTAACATCTGTCTCAAGGTGAGACATAAATGAATTGAGATAATACATTTTACAAGATCTCAGCAGTTTTGAAATATTGTTCATGTAACATCCAAGTTGATAAAACAAccccaaaaaaaacagtaaatcattCTCTTacacagtggttctcaaaccttttcacgtcaaggacatctaaactgacacaaattagaccacggcTCCCCATTTGATAAGCTTTTGtccagggtcccccatctgataagatttttgcttttagatattttattacagaaagtgtatgaaacctaTGAgcaaatagtcatacattctgtcattcgGTGACTTATGAGTAGAAatatagagaaaataaatgattcccctttttgctggggaccacCCGGagccccctcaaggacccctgggggtccccagacccaactttgagaaccactactcttacacccacacagacacaaggGGCGCTGGTTATTTGTGAGCCATTATGTTATTGCTGGAAAGGTTTGGGCTGAGGTCACTGGCAGTGATGCATAGTGTAAGCTGCCTTATTCAGCCTATTCAGTCTGCTCAGTGAAGCATGTGATCAACTGCCAACCTGAGGCACAGCTTAGATTGGTCAGTGtgacaatatactgtaattcTGTAAAGCTGTCAGTGTCATTGAGGAGTTAAGAGCTTAACACGCTGCTTTCAATCAGGTATGCTACGGTTACAGTAGTTGGTAAACCTAGAAAGGTTCTGgttgtaaaatacatttctatcGAGTTTTATGCACTGTCTCAAAAAAGTCTCAGATGCACTGTCTCAAAAGAAGCTTCCTTTCTAGTAAATTGTTGGTAAAGTTCTTAAATTTGATCTGTTTGTTGAACTGAATAGTGCAGTGAAATAGAAAGTTTCTTATTTGGTTTTGTTGTAGtatttctatgtgtttctcCATTTATTCTCATGTAGAAAAGGGCATTGCATGCTTCCCTTGATTGTTTATCACCATATTTCTCTGTAAGAACATTTTGAGGCTTTACTCAGATCAAATCCCATCAACAGCATGTAATGTTTCTACGATATAATGGCATGAGATCCTTCACGCCATTTCAAAAGTAATTTCTAAGTCTCAAGAGTCCATGTAAAGCTAAAAATAATCAAACCATCACTTGGATTTGTTTCTGCCAGGACACCAAATTCTCTGATGTTATCTCTGTAGTGAGAGTGTTATGAAGTCTGTGTTAATAACACGCACATACATTCGTTTTCCTGTTAGAGTTTACTCACccaaaaacatgcaacacagcATGTCATTTCGTCTCAAATTCAGCCtttgagatttatttttaataaaacaagacaacattCTGCCAGGGAGGGAGCTGATTACGATTGTTTTCCGATGTAGTTTATCTTGTTTTCTAGGAATTAGTGTCAGAATcttgaaacaaaaccaaatataACAGATTGCTGCACTTGTATTAAGAAAATTATATGTGTCTCtagaaatactttaaaatatgaGTAAATTCAGATTGGAAACAGGTGAAATGATCTCACCTTGTTGGCCTGCCTTTTAGAATAGGAAAATAAGGTTTTAGgatgaaataattgaaaaattattaaaaagtaAATTCTTTGCAGCTTACTTCTAGTACCTAAGGGACGTGTAGCACCAAACAGAGCTGCCACACATTAATCCTCAGTGAAATAAGGGAGGAAACATGACAGCATAGCAACAGTGTAGAGCCACACCCCACAATACACACAGAGATGTCGAAGGATTTCCTATTACAATACTTTACAGTTGCTTTAActtaattatcaaaacagtcagtcagtgtgcaAAAACCCTAAATGCAAAATGCTACACTCCTAATTTTGGTTCCAAAATATTATATAGCATGTGTTTCAAATGCCAGTGATTGCATCATATAAATTAGGTAATATATCTTATATCAAGTTTATTAGAGTAACAAGCATTTGAATGCTATTAATATGAAATGGCTATGTTGTATGGGACTCTGTATGTGATTTAGGGTTTGTGCTCTGTATGCAACACAATATTTAGGGTTTAAATGTAATTTGGCTCTTTGCATTATGTGTCAAATCTAATATCATTATGCTGTTTGTCAACAGCAGTCACCTGCTCTGATGTCACTGATTGTCTTCAGGTATAACACGCTTGAAAGTTTAATTCCATAGAGACTAGTACAGCTGTGGTTTCCTTCTCTGTGTGATTCATTAATGTATTCACTAACAGGGCAGCAGTGGTGATGTCCATCAACCAGATGGAAACTGGTTCATGGCTCCAGTATCAGCTTCTTGGATGCTGACCCTTAACTCGGACCTTTCTGCGAAGGGAGTCGAAAAGAGAACCTCCCCACATGGAGCATCAAAGCATCACATTACAGATATGAACAGGCAGGCAAacaggtaaacaaacacaagcagacagacatTTGTCAGccagaaagacaaacaggtaGATAGCATGTCAAGTTGATTCATCAGCATCCAGTCACAGTGAGAAACAACAGAGGTGGTGAGGAGGAgtcttttttctatttatatccCAAACATACAGGTAGATAGGCTGCATACAGCATcccacctctctctcccctACTGGTTTGTTTGGGCTATAAATAGACCTCCACTGCTGTGGCCTCCACTGAATCAATCTGTCTGGATCCATTTATCTATCaacctgcctgcctgtctgcctggGTGCTTGTTTGCCTGTTAGCGTGTCTGTCTGCCTGACTGTATTTCCATGTAGCCTGCCTCTCTCCCAGTCACAACAGTGTATCTCTGTTTTCTGGATTCCTGACAGACAGGAGGAGCAACAGCTGTAATGATGCAGCAATGACTCCTGAACTGCTCCACAACAAACCAAATAACACACATTCCTCCCACGCCCATTCCCAcgagcacagacacacacattcccatCTACAGTTGCAGATGTGAGACAGATGCAGGTTtttgaaggggagggggggttagAGAGGGGGGGTTAGAGAGGGTGTTGGCCTTCTTCATGttcacagaaacatacacatgGTCCAAGAGAAATGCAACCCCCATCCagcacgcgcgcacacacacgcacacacacacacacactcactcactcactcacactacTAATCTCTAGTTGATGGAAGTTTGTACTCCTCCTGGGTGGGTGTCTAAACAGATTTACTAACCTCTAGTTGACAGAAGCCTGTGCTGTTCTTGTTCCTTGCTGCCTTGTTCTTCAGGTAGATTGAAAACCATCTCCGCACAGTGAATTTACGCGTGCTGGTATCCATGGCAACGAGCAGACCTGTGCATCTATCCCATAATGATGGACATCTCCCCGCAGGGGGGTCCTGAGGTGAAGACGCAGAAACAGAGCTTTTATTGGTTATCTATTTGTCCCGCAGTTTCTTCATTGGCCCATCCACAATGCAGTCGTCGCTTTTTAGTTTTCCCATCATTCACATTCGCTGCTCGTCTCTCTGGTGGGTTCCAGCCGCCGCTCTCCTCTCCGTCTCTCAGCTGCAGTGGACGCCAGTAAGCAACGCAGTCAGAGTTGTAACGGAGACGCTAATCTGCGCAGACAGACAGGCGGGTTGACGAACGGGGCAGGTGCTGCTGAGGTTCGGGATTGTCTCGTGTGTTGCAGCAGTCTCACTGCGTGAGGCTGCAGGGAGAGGTGACGAATAATAAATCTGTTCCGCTGAATCaggagaggtgtgtgtgagcTCCCTCTTCCCTCTTCACATTTCTgcctgtgcttgtgtgtgtgtatgtgttcatcccctgctgctgccttctctctctctccctctctctctctctctctctctctgcagaacaAGGGATTGTCACCAGTCACATTGTGTGCTGGCTAGCTCCCGACCCCTCCCTCCCTTATTCTCCCCTGTTCCTGCCCCtcacctccctctctgtttctcccagAAGCATACAGCAACAGCTGGCGAGGTCACATGGTGTAACCCAGctacctctctgtctctggccCGTCTCTTCTGCTCCTACATGACATCCAATGACACAGAGATGTagaaagaattaaaaaacatgacaaatgatttttttaaaagtagaaaGCAGCAGATtagtagatgtgtgtgtggttaagtCCTGCGGCTCTGACTCAGTGTCAGCACATCAGAATTCAATTAAATATGGAGGACTAGGACAgcaatcaatgaatcaataatgatgaCAGACACAAGGACAGCAATCACACAGAGTACAGCGTGATCTGGTTGATCACTGGGCAtgggtgtgtgaatgtgtgtgtgtgtgtgtgtgtgtgtaggtactTGGATCTGTCACATCAGCAGCTTTGCAGAACTGCAGTGTTACgtaacaggagagagagagagagagagagagagagagagagagagagagagagagatggaaataGAGaccagaggagggagaaggaaggATTGGGTGGGGGGGTATTAAACAGAATCAGGGGGCAAATCAGGACTCCTGCTCTACCTGTGTCAAGTGTCCAAAAGCTGACCtggactttatttatttaaatggtaTCAAATCTCAAATGCTTAAACTGTGATCCCTAAACTTGGAACATCACTAAAAAGAGAGCTCATGGAGCTGTTTTCGTGTGTTTAACAGGATTTGGACCACATTTAGAATATAGCTGGCACATAGTTACAGGGCATTTTAGCACTATGAAAATGTAATCAGATGTGTTTAGTCAatctgctgtgctgtgttgtggGAGGAGATTCAGGATTATGGACTGGTGTCTTTGTCCAGATAGGATTATGGCTCTGTAAGGAGATcacaacattaatattcatacaCACTGTGTAGATAGgacaagacagaaagacagcaCTATTGCTACACTATTATACAACATCATCTGAGGTTAAATGTTAAATCCATCCTAAGAACGACGTTTGGGTGCAGATGGTCCTTCTATATTTATTCAGCATCTATTTATAGGTTGAATTCACTTTCAATTGCatacattaaaaatgcaaactGATACACTTTATCAATATTACAAGTTGCATAACTCACTGATGACTAGAGGGCACATTGACCTGAACTGAATGTTTTATTGACATTacaaattgacaaaaaaacaaaacaaaaacaaaatgtacaccACAGCACTTGTCAACTGTTGTTGTAATTACAATAACCACTGACCTTTCAGCTTAGACGGAATTGatttaagtgtaaaaaaaaaaacagccacagacAAACAGCATCAATAGAAACAAGacatcatataaataaaaaaaaaaaatcatctttcaGTGGAGGATGAAATAGTGTTGATCAAAACAGCATTTGCTACATCCTTGAGAAACAAGTCTAGTCTACTTGGTGTGTAACCTAATGTTACTAACAGCCCTAACCTGATTAACACATTGAATAAAGACATATTTACTTGAAAAACACTAGAGGGTAGTTGGTATCAACTGCCTCTAGTTTATTATGCAATAAGGAGATGTAGTTGTTGACATATGGCAAAGCAGTCCCAGCAGCCCCAAAATAATGCATTCTTTGCGTTGTGATTAAACTATGAAAAACAATTTCACAATATAAATTGCTACCTATTATGATGTATTGGATTAATTactttattagtattattcaGTATGAAAATACTATCACCCCCACAAAAAGATTTAGCACTTAATAGGTGACACATAGGCACACAGAGTAGTATAAAACACGGCCAGTCGACTCAAGATACACACTTGGATTTGACATCTACAAAATCAATAACATGAAAAGTTACCTGCAGATacaacacagatacacatataAAGGCCTCACTCGTTTGCTAACACCATCAAAGACACAATGCACAGACTGCCCGTCGGCCTGCCTGACCTGAACCTACCATGATGCCCCCCATTGTGCCATGGAAAAAAACCTGCTGTGCACTGTCGGATTCATCTACCAGAGAGGGTCAGCAAGGGACATAATTCCATTAAAGTACTATGTAGTAGTGGAGTCTGTGTATCCTGGTGTTTTGTAGGATATAAAAAGAACAATGCACTTAAATTTGATTTTTCCAAGTACAACCTGTCACAGCCAGAATTTTAATGCAGCATCTCAAATTGTTTTCAAactgcactgattgtgtgatgCTATTTTTGACATAcgtacattattattatcattaaaggGTATGATGTTCATTGTAAAGCcagagaaaaataacattatagTGTAAGATCAGTGTGTCTctgcctgtgtatgtgtgctgaaTTACAGTACAaatgacaaagtaaacaaagaaTGCATTTGTTTCTATGCctttatgtatgtgtgcatttgtaaaAGTAGGGTTGTACTGtgctgtttcagtgtgtgtgtgcgtgtgttttaaGGCAGAGGTGGGTAATAAACTGGCGTGTCATgatcacacacactgaaccCAGATGCCTTGTCAACACCCATGGGAATGTCCCAGTCTCCCTTAGAGATGGTTTCCAGTGTAAACTCTTTCTCGCAGTCCAGGAGGGTGAAGTCACTGTTGAAACAGATCTCAACCTGGCCCAAAATCTGGACACCAGCATTCTGTCAAACACAATAAACATATAATTTCACTGTCAGACACCATTTGAAACACACCTTAAATACAGCTCTTTTCTCTCCcgacacaaaaaaaatgcactgaCAATCCGGAATAGTACAGAAAAACCATACATATAACATACAGCAAATTATGAGCAACTTGTATTTGCATTGTTATTGTAGTggttatatatatttatttgagtGAAAAAAGAGGTTCATACCTTTGGATGGGCACATTGGATCTTGGGTTTGACACCATAGAAGTTTTCTATGACTCCTTCAATTTGTGAAAACTACAGAAGACACAAAAGGAGCAGTGAGATGAGAGGTGATAATTGTCACCTTATCATAACAAGGCACTTTCATCACATAGGATTATTTTATTACAGTGGaaagaatataaaatgtaaaaaccacTGGTCAGACTTGGGTTTTTGAAGACTGATTTTGATAAAGATACTTTTGACCAAGTTGTCATTAGCTCTTATTTTCTGCTTCTGTTCAAAGTCTTCCATGTTGGATGTGATTGCTGTAGgacataaataatacaaatagacCTACTGTGTAGTATTTTTCTGAAGGGATGATGTCGAACTTCTTCAGGATGCTACAataagagaaacacagattttcatttgagtcattcatttgatgcttttatccaGAGTGACttataatatgaatataaaagtATCCAAGTTTCAGTGAACTAGTGTGTGgattgaaaatgtttcatgtaAATGAAACTCGCCCACAAATGGAGCGGAACATGGAGCCTTACATGGCAATTTTAGGGGTGTGGATTATACTAATGATCACATCTCACAAACAcgcacctcctcatgaacaggtaacattcatcaggctgaaacgagCGATTTAGgacaagttcaggcagttaagagagtcTGTTGAATCCCACATAGGACgttcttattttcctcttattgctttgtgcaagaacaaatataagaggaaagtaagaaaacattcatgcatgaggCCAAATGTTTCCGAGGAAAgacgtgtgtgagtgtgtgtgggtgtcaaTGTGTACATGTCCTGTACCTATCCAAGTCCACTTTATGGTATAGTTCCAGTCCCTTGCTGAAGTATTTATGTTGACTGTTCAGAGTGTCTGCTATGGCTGCACATGTACCATGTTTTTGCCACTCATacttcctgttgaaacagacaaacaaaaagcaatcGGTTTTATTATCATCATGTGAAAATTGAGGTGGAGAACACATTACAGtatatgatgatgataaatgtcAATTTAATGACTGATTTCAAGATAATGGAGGGTGGCCACTTATCAAAACAGTGGCAATGGAAAATCCGCTACACATCATGCTCATTATGCCATAGAGTGCCACATTATGGGATCTTAATCTCTTGCCCCTTGACTGAGCCTTATCAGCTATAATGTCAACAACTGTAATCTATGAAAGTCAGGTCTTGAATGCATGACACTGCATGCCATGTGTCACAGACAGATTGACAACAAGAAAACGGAAGGATTGACTGTTAGAGTACCAGAATCCAGAAGAAGCAGGTTTAAGTAAGTCAGGCCAACTCTTCTCCATGTCTGGCAGCAGGTCCTGAAAATACACACCGACAAACAAACTTGTTTTATCTTTCAGTAATTTGTTTACTGTATCCCATCTGaaaatctttcatttattcTCCCAAATTCTGTTTATGCCTAATGTTAGTCTTTCTTGGTTTTGTCTGCTTTAGATAAAAAGAGCTTTTAATCTTGCAATTCTGAAAGCGGAGGTATCctcatgtttcttctttttcctgccAATAACTTTCTCATTGGTGTCACTATCTTCAACTGGTGTCCATTTAAATTTCTTCTCAGTAAATTAAAACTACTACTGATCTAGCATAAAAGAAATGACTTTGCACCCAATTATAAAGGCACATCAAGTCTGACCAGTGTTATACCTCTATTTCAGAAGTGTTGAAATGCCATGATGAATTGCAGAAACTCCCTGAATTTGGCCTGGAAAAGAGAAACATTCAAACTATTAGATATGTCACTTACTGCCTGTTACTTACTCACacatgtagagaaaaaaaaaaaaaaaacacagcagttatTACGACCGTTTCAGCTTGAAATGAATTTCTTCACCCAAATAACATACAACTGGATGTGCTTCATATAGTCTGTTTACTAAATAGGCTTGTGGCAAACGTGTAAAACATCCCTGTAGTCGGGTTTCAAGTTCTGAGCTGGGTTATATTATCATTCTGTATATACAGTGTTAAGAATGTTGTAATATAAAATACTTAATAGGTGGTTGTTACATTCACCATGCTGATATAGTACAGAACACACACTCTTACCtgtttaaatacacacacacacacacacacacacacacacacacacacacacacacacacacacacacacacacacacacacacacacacacccccctaCCAAAGTCCATGTAGTGTCCAGTAGCTAATGTTGGGATGACAATGCTCCATCTGAAATTCATGaaattttttttagaaaaatccATCTGGACACACAGATCCAACTGTAATTTTGTTAATAATTACACACTGGTAACACTACACACTCAAGTAGTAGTGTCTTATTGAATAGCAGAGCAAAAATCTGTTATAACTACAGGACAagaataaaaaagttaaaatgaacacaaagcTAATTTTGCAGAGTATCtgttagggctgcaactaatggttATATTTAACACAGATTGATGTTTTCAATTGCTTGTTTCTGtggccaaaaacaacaaacattattAAGTTAAATATAAGtggaaacactttttaaaatactttttaaaacatttttagaagcTGTaagcagcaaatgttttgtgtttatgttataaatgtgtcaagcaattaatgaaatgaacaacaaaTTGGATGATATATTGCCAACATCCAATATAACCAAGTTCTGCTTTTTCCCGCTGAAGAAAGACATGTTGAGTGATTGTTGAGTGGAAAGAGGTACTGCAGCACTACCATGTGGTCTTGGAAAACAATTATAAGACATGTAGACATGCCAACATCATAAAACTAGAAATTGGCATTGAGAAAGGAAGCTATTTCAATCAATAAGCaactaaacagaaaacaaagtcaggcGTATGATACAAAACCACATAGGTTTGACTCATCAGAGAGTCTCTTAGGTCAGCATAAAAGTGCAGtcaaaaagcacaaaataaGGGATGTGTGTTCTGTGTCTTAGAGCATGTTCCTGTTAAAGAATATTGCTTAATCAAACCCCGACACAGAGAGTCTCATGACTGAGACACCACATGATGCCGGTTACATATTGAGTCAGTGACACAGATTACCAGTAACATTCTGGGGCCAAATACAGGTAAGTCTTATGATGGGATACCATGTTATTAAACAATAATCATAATTGTTCAATAAACAGATATAAATCCACACTGCCCTCAACTTATCACAACATGTAATAGGCAAACCCTTAATCTAAACCTATACAAACAATTTCTTTCCTCTTTAGAAATAGGTTTTCACTTTGGCAGACAGACCTTGTTTAAACCCATTGCTAACCTGCTTTAGTGCACATTCATATTCATCTTTACTGGTGCAGGAATTTACCTAACCAGACATAGACATAATACTCTGGCTAATGACTGACTGATGAGGCTCTTGAGATGAGTGTGACAACTGAACCCTGAAAAATCAACTACAGGTTTGCTTATCATGACCACACAACTGGAGTAAAATTCATTAACAATTTAGatttaataaagttaaaaacacTCTTTTCATTCTACAAATAAAAGAAGGATGTGTGAATAGAGCCAAATCTGGATCTGGTCCAAAGAATTACAcagacccttttcacagcagacatttttgatttgtcatattaggaaaagcacaggtggaattaataacattaatgatggctggaTCCCATTTAGGTGAACCAATTCCAGCACTTTGATATTGCTTTCTAACTGGCATGGCTTACTGGGATGAGTAATGGAATGGTTTCGTGCT carries:
- the rnaset2 gene encoding ribonuclease T2; this translates as MRLSSIFLLCLAAALSSAFVVSHSHMWTKLILTHHWPSTFCSMEHCHPNISYWTLHGLWPNSGSFCNSSWHFNTSEIEDLLPDMEKSWPDLLKPASSGFWKYEWQKHGTCAAIADTLNSQHKYFSKGLELYHKVDLDSILKKFDIIPSEKYYTFSQIEGVIENFYGVKPKIQCAHPKNAGVQILGQVEICFNSDFTLLDCEKEFTLETISKGDWDIPMGVDKASGFSVCDHDTPVYYPPLP